In the Brettanomyces nanus chromosome 1, complete sequence genome, GGTgttttcatctctttttggatGAATCACAACACATTCGATGGTGCAGATCCTATGAATtatgctctttcttcatccattaCCTTGTTTCTAGCGCAGGCTCTAGCTCCTGTGGCTATGATCTCATTTAATATGATAGGCCTAAAATTTACAATCGCCACTGGTAccatccttttctttgctgGTTACATGCTTTGCTCGTATTGTACAGAATTATGGCAGTTATACTGCACTCAGGGAATTTTAATTGGAAGTGGTTTTTCATTGATATTCAATCCCTCCATTGTCATATTGAGTACGTGGTTCTCCAAGCATAGAGGATTTGCGTCTGGTATAGTTGTCTGTGGTGCTGGTGTTGGCGGTGTTGCCTTTGCACTTGGTGCCCAGGACCTTATTGATCGAAAAGATGACTTTCGATGGGCCATAAGAATGATCTGCATCACCACTTTATGCCTAAACTGCATTGTTGGATTACTTGTCAAGGAGAGAGTTCCTGTCAAGCGTGAATTGACTTGGACAGCATTCAAAACGCACTTCAAGATTATTTTAAATTACAGAGTTATGCAGCATTGGCATGTTATTGCGATATCACTTTGGTTCGCCATGGGCATCATCTCCTATATCGTGATCACTTATTCCTTAGCCAGTTACGCTACTTTTATTGGTCTCTCAGAGGCTTCGGGTTCGCATGTTACTGCCATTTTTAATGGCTCACAGGCTGTTGGAAGAGCTTTTATTGGCGCCTTGGGTGACAGATATGGTCGTGTTAACGTGGCACTAATCATCAATGTTATTGTGatcattctcatctttGCATTTTTTATCAATTGTTCAAACTTCGGCACGTTGGTGGCCTTTTCTGTTGTCTCCGGTTTAGTCACTGGCTGGTGTCAGACACTTAATCAGGCAATTATGCCAGATTCTGTTCCCATGGCCGATTTCCCCTCCGTTTGGAGTTACGAGAATATAATTGTTGGTAGCTTCTGCTTGTTTGCAGAAGTGGTTGCACTTAAGTTGAGAAGTCCTGGTTCCGCCAAACCTTTTTTGAGAGCTCAGTTATTCGCCGGTTTTATGGTGGTGGGTTCCCTCATTTGTTTAACACCGGTCAGAGAATGGAAGATCCGGAATAAGATCCTGTCCAGATTAGAGGATTGTCAAGAAGAGCTAAAGACATTACAAACTGCCATACACGACAATGAGAAGGCAGATCATGACGAAAATGCCATCATCATTCAGCAACGtattcaaagatatcaagcATTACTTGGTAAAGGTATTAGAGGTTACTTA is a window encoding:
- a CDS encoding uncharacterized protein (EggNog:ENOG41), which encodes MSTYSTDDGSKSKVPRILTDAATVATTTEDGDEDRTSVSPSIESYDSRRIGITNSASSSNNIQPSRSNYSLSSSLSRFRTVLSTHVGHSLQEVVSNVKDDNVITNKNLSEARQTDLGRILTRPDFSDAMRVATHTDQWADELAGVRPDEERVVKKLTLKAEATEISGGELLGEEEAKKYPPVDKGYAWIVCMAEFIMIASTWGSVTSFGVFISFWMNHNTFDGADPMNYALSSSITLFLAQALAPVAMISFNMIGLKFTIATGTILFFAGYMLCSYCTELWQLYCTQGILIGSGFSLIFNPSIVILSTWFSKHRGFASGIVVCGAGVGGVAFALGAQDLIDRKDDFRWAIRMICITTLCLNCIVGLLVKERVPVKRELTWTAFKTHFKIILNYRVMQHWHVIAISLWFAMGIISYIVITYSLASYATFIGLSEASGSHVTAIFNGSQAVGRAFIGALGDRYGRVNVALIINVIVIILIFAFFINCSNFGTLVAFSVVSGLVTGWCQTLNQAIMPDSVPMADFPSVWSYENIIVGSFCLFAEVVALKLRSPGSAKPFLRAQLFAGFMVVGSLICLTPVREWKIRNKILSRLEDCQEELKTLQTAIHDNEKADHDENAIIIQQRIQRYQALLGKGIRGYLKRLLYPVKV